A portion of the Lolium rigidum isolate FL_2022 chromosome 1, APGP_CSIRO_Lrig_0.1, whole genome shotgun sequence genome contains these proteins:
- the LOC124687771 gene encoding transmembrane 9 superfamily member 2-like, with protein MARVETACAVLAVALLACLLGAAADGSDHRYKEGDRVPLYANKVGPFHNPSETYRYYDLPFCAPDHPKDKKEALGEVLNGDRLVDAPYELNFNEDKNSKTLCQKKLSKEQVAKLRDAVAKDYYFQMYYDDLPLWGFLGKLEKDKEQGGGKYLLFKHIHFDIMYNNDRVIEINVQTDPNVAVDITEDKEVQVDFSYSVTWKKTDIPFEKRMEKYSKSSSMPQHLEIHWFSIINSCVTVLLLTGFLATILMRVLKNDFIKYSHEDESLEDQEETGWKYIHGDVFRFPEQKSLFAAIIGSGSQLLALAIFIFLLAIVGVFYPYNRGALFTALVVIYALTSGIAGYTATSFYLQLEGTNWVRNLILTGCLFCGPLFLTFSFLNTVAIAYSATAALPFGTIIVIILIWALVTSPLLVLGGIAGKNSNTEFQAPCRTTKYPREIPQLPWYRSTIPQMAMAGFLPFSAIYIELYYIFASIWGHKIYTIYSILFIVFIILIIVTAFVTVALTYFQLAVEDHKWWWRSVLCGGSTGIFIFFYCIYYYHARSDMSGFMQTSFFFGYMTCVCYGFFLMLGTVGFRASLVFVRHIYRSIKCE; from the exons ATGGCGAGGGTAGAAACGGCGTGCGCTGTTCTTGCGGTGGCTCTGTTGGCGTGTCTGCTGGGGGCTGCAGCTGATGGCTCCGATCACAGGTACAAGGAGGGAGATCGTGTCCCGCTTTACGCCAACAAGGTCGGACCTTTCCACAATCCAAG TGAGACATACCGGTACTATGATCTACCCTTTTGTGCACCAG ATCACCCCAAGGACAAAAAGGAGGCTCTTGGGGAGGTTCTAAATGGTGATCGGTTGGTTGATGCACCATATGAGTTAAACTTCAACGAAGACAAGAACTCCAAGACTCTCTGCCAGAAAAAATTGTCTAAGGAGCAAGTCGCCAAGCTCCGGGATGCAGTTGCCAAGGATTACTACTTCCAGATGTACTATGATGATCTGCCATTATGGGGATTCCTTGGTAAACTGGAGAAGGACAAGGAGCAGGGGGGTGGAAAGTACCTTCTGTTTAAGCACATCCACTTTGACATCATGTACAACAATGACCGTGTCATAGAAATCAATGTCCAGACAGACCCGAATGTGGCTGTAGATATCACAGAGGACAAGGAAGTGCAGGTGGACTTCTCCTATTCAGTAACATGGAAAAAGACAGATATTCCTTTTGAGAAAAGAATGGAGAAGTACTCTAAGTCTTCCTCTATGCCACAGCATCTGGAGATCCATTGGTTTTCCATAATTAACTCATGTGTAACGGTACTTCTCTTGACTGGCTTTCTGGCAACAATCCTGATGCGTGTGCTCAAGAACGATTTCATCAA GTATTCTCATGAAGACGAGTCCCTTGAAGACCAAGAAGAGACTGGATGGAAATATATACACGGTGACGTCTTCCGTTTCCCGGAGCAAAAATCTCTGTTTGCTGCAATCATTGGATCTGGATCTCAGCTTCTTGCCCT TGCAattttcatcttcctcctcgcaaTTGTTGGGGTCTTCTACCCATACAACAGAGGAGCCCTTTTCACTGCccttgttgtcatctatgctctTACATCTGGTATTGCTGGATACACAGCAACTTCCTTCTATCTTCAGCTCGAGGGAACAAACTGG GTGAGGAATCTGATATTGACTGGCTGCTTGTTCTGTGGACCTCTTTTCCTGACATTCTCCTTCCTTAACACTGTTGCTATAGCATATAGTGCTACAGCAGCTTTGCCTTTCGGTACTATCATTGTCATTATTCTCATCTGGGCACTTGTAACCTCTCCTCTCCTAGTGCTGGGTGGTATAGCTGGGAAAAATAGCAATACAGAATTCCAAGCTCCTTGCCGCACAACCAAGTATCCTAGGGAAATCCCTCAGCTACCCTGGTATCGAAGCACCATTCCCCAGATGGCAATGGCAGGGTTCCTCCCTTTCAGTGCTATCTACATCGAGCTATACTACATATTTGCCAGCATCTGGGGGCACAAGATATACACCATCTACAGCATCCTCTTCATTGTGTTCATTATCCTCATCATCGTCACAGCGTTTGTCACAGTGGCACTCACTTACTTCCAGCTTGCAGTTGAGGATCACAAGTGGTGGTGGAG ATCTGTCCTTTGTGGAGGCTCCACTGGTATTTTCATCTTCTTCTACTGCATCTACTACTACCATGCCCGGTCAGACATGTCAGGCTTCATGCAaacatccttcttcttcggctaCATGACCTGTGTCTGCTACGGTTTCTTCCTCATGCTGGGAACTGTTGGTTTCCGTGCATCACTGGTATTTGTTCGACACATTTACCGTTCCATCAAGTGCGAGTAA